A single region of the Rickettsiales bacterium genome encodes:
- a CDS encoding DNA cytosine methyltransferase — translation MKPFAVDLFCGVGGLTHGIQKSGINVVAGIDIDSTCKFAYEKNNISKFIHKGIEEVEADEITNLFPKNSIKILMGCAPCQPFSTYSLRYIKDGRKDNKWRLLYYFGDLIEKVRPEIISMENVPQLITKEVFKDFIDKLMDLGYFTNWKVVNCAHYGVPQNRNRLVLLASKLGEIKLKDYELCKENFVTVRDVIKDLWAISDGECHINDPMHKSSKLSEMNKQRIKQSIPGGTWKDWDEELRLSCHKKDTGKGYGAVYGRMEWNKPAPTITTQFYGYGNGRFGHPDQNRAISLREGALLQSFPETYQFFDDNNPQTNKKLGVHIGNAVPVELGRAIGESILKHIEIFEEEGKL, via the coding sequence ATGAAACCTTTTGCAGTTGATTTGTTTTGTGGAGTGGGTGGTTTGACTCATGGAATACAAAAATCTGGAATAAATGTAGTTGCAGGAATTGATATTGATTCAACCTGTAAGTTTGCATATGAAAAAAATAATATATCTAAATTTATCCATAAAGGAATTGAGGAAGTAGAGGCTGATGAAATAACAAATTTATTTCCAAAGAATAGTATAAAGATATTGATGGGATGTGCTCCTTGTCAACCATTTTCAACATATTCATTACGATATATTAAGGATGGTAGAAAAGATAATAAGTGGAGATTACTATACTATTTTGGTGATTTAATTGAAAAAGTTAGACCAGAAATTATTTCTATGGAAAATGTGCCTCAACTAATAACCAAAGAGGTTTTTAAGGATTTTATTGATAAATTAATGGATTTAGGGTATTTTACAAATTGGAAAGTAGTTAATTGTGCACATTATGGTGTTCCTCAGAATAGAAATAGATTAGTTTTGTTAGCCTCAAAGTTAGGTGAAATTAAGCTGAAAGATTATGAGTTATGTAAAGAAAATTTTGTAACTGTACGAGATGTAATTAAAGATTTGTGGGCAATAAGTGATGGAGAATGCCATATCAATGATCCTATGCACAAGTCAAGTAAATTATCTGAGATGAACAAGCAAAGAATTAAACAGTCAATACCAGGTGGAACATGGAAGGATTGGGATGAAGAATTACGGTTATCCTGCCATAAAAAGGATACTGGAAAAGGATATGGGGCTGTATATGGACGAATGGAATGGAATAAACCAGCTCCAACAATTACAACACAATTTTATGGTTATGGAAATGGAAGATTTGGTCATCCTGATCAAAATAGAGCTATTTCTCTAAGAGAAGGAGCATTATTACAATCTTTTCCAGAAACATATCAATTTTTTGATGATAACAATCCTCAGACTAATAAGAAACTAGGTGTTCATATTGGAAATGCAGTACCTGTAGAGTTAGGAAGAGCTATAGGAGAAAGTATATTAAAACATATAGAAATCTTTGAAGAGGAGGGAAAGCTATGA